The following nucleotide sequence is from Bacteroidales bacterium.
TTTCCACAGCTCCAGCATAAACGCCTGGCAGAAACGCATGATCTCAGCATCGGACTTGCCTTTGGGGTCGAAATCGGAACCACCTTTGCCACCACCCATCGGTAAAGTGGTCAGGGCATTCTTGAAGATCTGCTCAAATCCGAGGAACTTCAGAATGCTCAGGTTAACACTCGGGTGGAATCGTAATCCACCTTTAAAAGGGCCAATGGCGTTATTGAACTGAATACGGTAGCCCAGGTTAACATGCACTTTACCCTGATCGTCAACCCAAGGCACCTTGAAAGTCAGTATACGGTCGGGTTCCACAATCCGGTCGATGATCCCGGCAGCTTCAAATTGCGGATTTTCATTGACAGCCTCTTCGATTGATTCCAATACCTCGCGCACTGCCTGCAAATATTCGGCTTCACCGGGGTGCTTCTTTTCGAGGTCACTCATTATCTTCTCTAAATTCATCATGGATTAATTTAATTATTATTACTGTTAAAATTTAACATTGTTAAAAGATTAACAGTGCAAATCTAGTGCTTATTCTTTAACAAAAAAGAAAAATCAGGAAGTTTTAAAAGATTTTTATTTGACGTCAGAATTTCACTGCTGACCAGGTAGTATTATTCTTTCCGAAACTATTTCACCGGAAATATAAGTGCGGACCCTGATCTTTTGACCAAATTCATCATACCAGGTCTCGCTGCCATGAATTAAGTTATCATGGTATTCCGTTGTCATAGCGGTCTTACCATTTGCATTCCATGATTTCCTGATCCCGCTTCCCCGATTAAAATCCGCTTTCCCGATCAGATTGCCAAAGCGGTCATAGTAATTCCATTCTCCCTCAAAATAGCCATTTTTGTAATTTCCTTCCTCAGTAACCTGCCCGATTCCGTTAAACTGGCGGCTGATTCCGTTCAGCGTGTCATTCACATAAGTCTTTTCAGAAAAGACATTTCCATTTAAGTCCATTTCCAGTGAAAGACCATTCAATCTGCCTTGCAGGTAGCTGTCTTCAGTCTGTTTATTCCCATTTTCATAAAACCTGGCAAGTTTTCCGTTTAGTTCGCCATTTTTATATTCTGCGGTTAGCATCGGTGACCCGTTTTCGTACCACCACTTCGCTTCCCCATCCATCTTGCCCCGACTGTCTTTAGGGATAATAAATTTAGGCTGGCCATCCCGGTAATAAGATTTATCTGCCTTCTGACATGATACAAAAAGGATTAATGGTAAAAGAAAAACAGGGATTAACCGCATTCCATTTTCAAAGAATCGTTTAGCCGGTAATAGCTTATTTTCGAAGCAAGGAATATTCATAGTATTGTAATATATTCCAGTTAATGTTGTCATAGCCGCCGTTTTCCCTGCGTTTAAAATGGAACTGGTTTTGAATTAATGGTATCCCGGTTTCATTCAGGCATCTTTCAAAATCATTGCCATAATATAATAATGCACCCAGGAAAAAATAACCGGCATCGAACCCTGAAAATGCATAATTCAAAGGCTCATCAATATACCTTGCCCGGTAAGCCAGAATAAAGGCTTTAACCTTATCAGACTGATAATCGATATAGGAAGACATAAAGATATGGGCATTTAGTGCTATAAGGTAATTTGATTCAATATTGCTGAATTTTTCCCACTCTGGTAGTCCGATTACTGTAATGGCATAATCATTTTTGAACGCACTGAGCTTACTGAGCAAGGCTGCAGGCAAAGCTTCATTTTCAGCATAAATGATGACCAGGTTGGGCTTGACCATCGAAGCATGATCTATGAATCCATGGGTGCTGTCGGTAGCATAATCCACGAACCTGACTTTTTCCTTCCCGGCCTTATTGTCCCCTTCTAATGCCTGCCTGAATTGTTCTATCAATTCATTATTCTGAAATTTATTGGCTATATAAAAAATGATCCGGTGATCCGGAAAATCCTGCCTGACCAATTCAGCCAGCAAAGCAGGCTGCGATTCAACCGAAGGCAGCAACTTAAAAACATACGGATTGCCTTGCAGGATATCTGGACGCGGTGACAAAGGATTAATCAGATGTATCTTGTTTTCAAGGGCAAATTCAGCCACATGAGAAAAAGTGCTTTTAAAGAAAGGCCCGAAAATCAGGTCCATTTTTTTTAAATCCGGGTCCTGAATCGCTTTTAATACCTTGGAAGTCTGCTGATCTACGTCATATACATTGATTTCAACGTCCAGCCCTTCTTGCCTGAGAGAATCCGCCGCCATCATAAAGCCGTGATAAAACTGGATGAAACGGAAGGAGCTTATTTCGTTGATTTTAGATGGTTCAAGGCTTTCTATCCACGCTGTATCTGCAACCTGCTCAAGGGAAAGCGGGATCATCAGGGCTATCCTGTAAGTTTCATGCCTGTTTTTCTTTAACTTTGCACAATCTTTTTCACCCAATTCTTCCTTCAATGAGCCTTGCACCGGAATGATCAATATATCGCCCGGTTTTGGGTTGGTAATGTTCGGGTTCTCATTTCTCAGGTCACTAATGCTTACATCGTATTTCAACGACAAACTATAATAATTATCGAGCGCCTGAACAACATGTTTCCTGGTTTCTTCCTGCGCACAAAGTGTATTTGTTGTTATAATTATACAAAGCAGAAAGCTTTGGATTAATAAACTGATTATGAAGGGTCTCCTTTGCATTTGGCTGGTTATGATTAAGTATTGACTGGCTTCACTCCCATTCTATGGTTGCCGGGGGTTTTGAACTGATGTCATATACAACCCTGTTCACCCCCTTGACTTTATTGATGATCTCATTGGATATTTTTGCCAGGAATTCATAGGGCAACTGCGACCAGTCGGCCGTCATACCATCAGTAGAACCCACTGCCCTCAAGACAACAGCATTTTCATACGTCCTCTCATCACCCATCACACCGACAGAATTTACCGGAAGCAAAACTGCCAGCGCCTGCCATACCTGATTATACAAATCATTCTTTTTCAATCCCTGGATAAAGATATCATCCACATCCTGCAGTATTCTGACCCTCTCTTCGGTTACCTCGCCCAGGATGCGGACACCAAGGCCGGGACCAGGAAACGGGTGGCGGTTCAGCAAATCTTTTTTCATTCCAAGTGCTGCACCTATCTTCCTGACTTCATCTTTAAAAAGGGAATGCAACGGCTCAACCACTTTCAACTTCATGAAATCGGGCAATCCGCCAACGTTATGGTGAGATTTGATCGTAGCTGAAGGTCCTTTTACCGATGCCGACTCGATCCGGTCAGGGTAAATCGTTCCCTGGGCCAGCCACTTCACATCCTGGATGCGATGGGCTTCTTCATCGAAAACTTCAATAAAGTTGCGGCCTATGGCTTTTCGTTTCAGTTCAGGGTCAGAAATGCCTTTCAAAGCAGAATAAAAACGCTTTTTCGCATCCACTCCCCTGACATTCAATCCCATATCTTTGTAGGAATGCAGGACCGACTCAAATTCATTTTTCCGCAACAAACCATTATCCACAAAGATACAGTGCAGGTTTGTCCCGATTGCTTTATCCAGCAGGACGGCTGCAACCGATGAATCGACACCTCCTGATAATCCCAGCACAACCTTATCATTTCCCAACTTCTCCTTTAACTCATGGACCGTAGATTCAATAAATAAAGAAGGGGTCCATGCCTGTGAGCAACCGCAAATGTCGACGACGAAATTCTTCAGTAAAATCATCCCTTCGGTCGAATGATATACTTCAGGATGAAACTGAATGCCATAAGTTGCTTCCCCTTCAACCTGGAAACCGGCTGCGGGAACATCCTGCGTACTCGAGATAATCTTAAAATTTGGCGGAAGGCGCAGGATGGTGTCGCCGTGCGACATCCAAACCTGGCAGCCGCTGCTCATTCCTTTCATCAATTCGTTCCTTGTATTGATAAAAGAAAGGTTTGCGCGGCCATATTCCCTGTTTTGTGAAGCGGCGACTTCGCCGCCATCGGAATGGGCCATGAACTGGGCACCATAGCAGACGCCCAATACCGGTACCCTGCCCCGGATTTTTTCCAGGTTTGGAACAGGCGCTTCAGGATCACGCACCGATGCCGGGCTTCCGGACAGAATAACCCCTTTGACCGATTCCCCGATCGTGTTGATTTTATTATACGGATGAATTTCACAGTAAACATTAAGCTCACGCACCCTGCGGGCAATCAGCTGGGTATATTGAGAACCGAAATCAAGGATCAGGATAGTTTCTTCCATTTGGCAAAGATAGAAAAAAGGTCTGTCAGATTATCCGTCGTTGGGCATTTGAAGGATCTTCAAGGTCGAAATCCACCAGGGCCAGCTCCGGGCCATCCCAGGCTGCGGAAAATGAATGGGTTTGCCCGAAAAGCTGTCGCCAATGCCCGGTAATCCGTGAAGATTCATGGATATGCCCGTGCATCGTGAGCCAGGGCTGCCTTTCTTCAATAAAACGCATGATAGCAATGCTTCCAACATGGACATCCATAGGGACATGGTCGACTATCAGGCCATCCAAAGCTGCCCTGTCAAGAAAGGTCCTGTATGGAGGTGAGTGAAACAGGAAAACGGATTTTTTCATAGGTTCGTCACCGGTCAATTGCTTTAATTCATCCAGGATTGTGGCATAAGCAAGATCTGCCGTTGGCTCTATGGTCCGGAAGCCCTCCTCCGGGGGAATGCATCCCGGGTCGACATACCTTGAAACGTCATAACGCTCCCAGTCTTTGAGACGGAAAGGAGTGGGAGGCACATTTGCATAACCGTAAAAGTTGAAGCCGGCAAAGTTATCTTTCCGGTCATGAAGATAATGCCAGACGCCTGTTTCCCCAAGTTCAACGAACATTTTTTCCTCTGCCCGTGGGTCGTCATTCCCAAGAATCAGGTAAACGCGGGGATAGTCCTCCCCCATTTCCTGCATCAGCGAGCTGAATTGAAGAAAAAGAAAATCCTCAGTAAAATCCTCTACAATATGACGGTGCATTCCATGAGGAAGCAGGTCGCCACCAAAAAATACCAGTTGGGGCTGATGTTTGCGGATTTCCCGTATCAGTTTTTCATAACGATCAACATGTCCGTGTAAATCTGAGATGAAGAAACTCCTGGTCATTTTATTGTTTCCTTGATCGTAAAAGTGTGGCTGAATTATCCACAGAGCTAATCATGGCCGCATAGCTTGTCACACATGGTAGCGCCATTTCCAATGTTCGTCAGATTCATAATTTAACAATGAACTATCACCATTAGGTTCTGCACCATGTTCGGAAGAAAGGGATAATTCCAATGTTTTCTTTAACCGCCGGTGAAAGATAAACCGGCTTAAGTGATCGGCAATGGCGTTGAGCAATTTCTGTTCTTCTGGAAGAAAAGTCAGGGAACTTTCAGCTACTTTCTGCACGTAACAAACCTGGATTTCACCCGATACGTGGTTATCGATAACAATCTCAGCCCGCTGCATCCAGGGTGTTTCAATAAAATCGAGTGATGCATATTGTTTACCTTCCAGGATGATACGGGCCTCACAAACCGTCGGGTGTTGGTATCCGGGAGGAATAGCTTCCTGGATAGACTTAAAAATAGTTGTCAGTTCAGCGGATTCATCCTTCAAAGCTTCAATGACGTTGTACATGCATTTCAGCTCCTTGGCCCTTTCCGTCAGTTTCTCAAGTTGTATGTCTCTTAACTGGTTATCCATTTTATTATTATATCGATTTTTATCTCACCAGGATTGCCTGGTATATCTTACGGTTGTTTTTCATATCAACGACCTCGAGTTTCATATTATTTTCCCCTTTTAATAATTGCTCGTCAATGGTGTAAAATAACAGGTCATTCTTCGCATCATACTCCATGAGTACCCATTTTCCGTTCAATGTACCACGGTAAGTGGATATGCCGGACATTTCATCACTGATAATAAACTTAATTTTTTTTTGCCCGGTCAGATTTTTAAATGTTTCCGCTTGCACAGGGTTGATCTTAGGTGGCATTGTATCCACAGAAACGCTGTAATTGCCAAATTCCCGGATTTTAGCCCTGACATAACCGTTGCTTTCCCATTTTCCACCGACAGATGTAAAACCTTTTCCATCATCATTTATTTTGACTATCAAAGCTTTATCTCTCAATCTTTCCGGAAGGTCACGGGGCTTGATTGACAAAGTGATATAATCATGGACCGGTGTGAATTTGTCGTGTATCCTTTGGACGGCAGAAAAAGTACCAGTAACCCGGCGGGTTGAATCATATTTGAAATGAAAGGAATCATAAAAGACCCCTGCTGGAGCATCCAATATTACTGAAGTGTTTTCAAAATGATTAGATGTATTGTAATTGAAATTTGAAATTGGAAAATTGGAAGTTGAAGATTGCTTTGAAACTAATATTTCTGGTTTCTCTGATTTTACTTTAAAAGTCAGTAACGCGGTATTGCCTATCACATCCTTCACTTCATAAGTAATGCCGTGCTGAAGTGTATCATTGAAGGAGAAAGTTCCATGGTCCCCGGTTTTGTTATAAATTCTGAGTTTGTTCCCCGGATCGATCCTGGTCCGCTGCAGGCGCACACCACTTTTCATATACTCGGCATAATCCAGGAGGCTGTTGACATAACGGGTTTCATCAAATGAAAAGGTTTCCATCCTGTACTGATAAGCCAATTCTTTATCGATATAAAGGGCTATCGAATAAGGGCCGTTTTTGTTATCCGTATCATTTTGCTGGTCGCTCACCTGGATGGCAAAAGAGACTTTCCCGCTAAGATGTATGGGCTGGGATACATTCAACCGGTGCTTTTCTCCCCACCCTTCCACAGGATAACTATAACTCCGGTTATTTCCATTAACCCGGGCATTTTCATCCTCAGGATAAATTTTTAAGAGCGAGATGCGTGGCCGGAAGATATCTTTCACAACATAACCGAACAGAAGCGGGTTAATTATTTTTTGTGAGGCGCCATCGCGGATTTCGAAATGCAGGTGTGGCCCCCCGGAAGAGCCGGAATTACCGGAATATGCAATGATTTCACCCTTTTTAACTAAAATTTCCCCTAAAGACGGGAACAGTTCAATTTCAAAACTCTCCTCACTATATTGCTCTTTTCTTACATAATCTTCAATAACCTTGTTATACCGGTTCAGGTGGGCATATACCGAAACATAGCCATTGGAATGGGTGACATATAACGCTCTCCCGAATCCAAGAGCCGAAACCTTGATCCTTGAAACATACCCGTCAGCTATGGCATAGACCGACGAGCCTTCCACTCCCCCGGTTTTAATATCAATCCCTGAATGAAAATGGTTTGCCCGAACCTCGCCAAAAGTTCCGGATAAAAGCATACGGAAATCGACCGGCGGCTGGAAGTAGCCAGTGGGATAGGATTTCTGAGAGAAAGTAACTTGAGTAACAGTGATGAGAAATATAATGATAATAAGTTTCGGAAATGATCTGAAAAGCATGGTATAAAGTGATTGTTGAGGTTTAAGTTTTAAGTTCGGGAATTTTTTAATAACTATTCTTTGCGATACTTTGCGCCTCCTTTGCGCAACTTTGCGTGACAACTTCAAAAAAAAATTTAGTTCTTCCCCACAAAGTTACTCAAAGGTTTCCGGGTTGAGAATGATTTCAATAAGTTGTTCTTCTGTTTTGGTATTATGATAAAGCACCTTTCTTGTGACAGAATCTCTATCCAAAACCTGCCAGATTCTGTTTTCAATGACTGCCAGATCCTTCCCTTTATCTTTACCGATGTATATGTAGAATGAAGATTTGGTTTTATCAAGAATATCTTTAAAATCAACAAAATCATCCCAGAAATAGAACTTATCGGACCATGTCACATACTGATAGCTTTCAGGAAATTTTTCCTTCAGATATGATTGAAAACCGAATTTAAGGTGGTATGTCATGATAAAACCATTAAAGTGGGCAAATTCGATAAAAGGTGCGCCATAATACGGACATGTCATGATTACTGGTTTGTCCGTTTCAACCAGCGAAACTATCTTCTTATATTCCTCCTGAAGGATTTCATTCCTCTGGCTGTAACTTGTAATTGAAGATCTGACCTGAAGTACCTGTCCATAAGTCACATAAAGTATGAAAATTGAGAAGGAAATCAAAGTGATGATTTTATATCTTTTTGATCCTGAAATCTTTTGATATTGGATGATCAATAAGATGCTTAACAAAACAATTAAATATTTGAATAGATAGAAAGGCATAAAATAATAATGCTCAAAATGCTTTAACGTAAAGGCAATGCTGATAAGGATTGAAAGATTTACGGCAAATATTGCACGAATGATCTTTGAATTCGTAAATCCTTCATTTTTAAATACTTTGGAAGAAAAGACAACACTTAGCAACAAGGAGAAAATCGCAATAAAGAAAAACATTTTATCATAATTGAACAAGTATTTAAAATTTTCGGGTATTGTCGAAAAATTTATAAAGTCTTTTGCCCCGGCGCCATACTTCCCGCTATGAATTAACAGGCCGGATACCCATTGCCAGAATTTGTGAAAATTAAAAACCACAGGATATGCAAAAATGGCAAAAAACAGGATGGTGTATAAAATCAGCTTAATCTTTTGCCTCAGTGATGTATGCAATAAAACCAGGGGTATTAATATGACCGGAATAAAGGTAAGTTTACAGGCGATCCCGAACCCGATTATGAGACCATAAAGAACAATATCAGTAAAATGGCCAGCAGTTCGATCTTCATGATAAATCGTTTTTATTATCATTAAACCGGTCAGAAGCAGGGGAATCATCATGATTGCCTCCGGCATCAGGCGTCCGGACACGCCAAGCAATGATGCGTTGCCAAATGGGCTTAACTGCAATAATAGCCCTGCAAAATGAGAACCGGAATACTTCTTTGTATAAATGCCGCAAATGAC
It contains:
- a CDS encoding toxin-antitoxin system YwqK family antitoxin, which codes for MTTLTGIYYNTMNIPCFENKLLPAKRFFENGMRLIPVFLLPLILFVSCQKADKSYYRDGQPKFIIPKDSRGKMDGEAKWWYENGSPMLTAEYKNGELNGKLARFYENGNKQTEDSYLQGRLNGLSLEMDLNGNVFSEKTYVNDTLNGISRQFNGIGQVTEEGNYKNGYFEGEWNYYDRFGNLIGKADFNRGSGIRKSWNANGKTAMTTEYHDNLIHGSETWYDEFGQKIRVRTYISGEIVSERIILPGQQ
- a CDS encoding ABC transporter substrate-binding protein, with protein sequence MQRRPFIISLLIQSFLLCIIITTNTLCAQEETRKHVVQALDNYYSLSLKYDVSISDLRNENPNITNPKPGDILIIPVQGSLKEELGEKDCAKLKKNRHETYRIALMIPLSLEQVADTAWIESLEPSKINEISSFRFIQFYHGFMMAADSLRQEGLDVEINVYDVDQQTSKVLKAIQDPDLKKMDLIFGPFFKSTFSHVAEFALENKIHLINPLSPRPDILQGNPYVFKLLPSVESQPALLAELVRQDFPDHRIIFYIANKFQNNELIEQFRQALEGDNKAGKEKVRFVDYATDSTHGFIDHASMVKPNLVIIYAENEALPAALLSKLSAFKNDYAITVIGLPEWEKFSNIESNYLIALNAHIFMSSYIDYQSDKVKAFILAYRARYIDEPLNYAFSGFDAGYFFLGALLYYGNDFERCLNETGIPLIQNQFHFKRRENGGYDNINWNILQYYEYSLLRK
- the guaA gene encoding glutamine-hydrolyzing GMP synthase, which gives rise to MEETILILDFGSQYTQLIARRVRELNVYCEIHPYNKINTIGESVKGVILSGSPASVRDPEAPVPNLEKIRGRVPVLGVCYGAQFMAHSDGGEVAASQNREYGRANLSFINTRNELMKGMSSGCQVWMSHGDTILRLPPNFKIISSTQDVPAAGFQVEGEATYGIQFHPEVYHSTEGMILLKNFVVDICGCSQAWTPSLFIESTVHELKEKLGNDKVVLGLSGGVDSSVAAVLLDKAIGTNLHCIFVDNGLLRKNEFESVLHSYKDMGLNVRGVDAKKRFYSALKGISDPELKRKAIGRNFIEVFDEEAHRIQDVKWLAQGTIYPDRIESASVKGPSATIKSHHNVGGLPDFMKLKVVEPLHSLFKDEVRKIGAALGMKKDLLNRHPFPGPGLGVRILGEVTEERVRILQDVDDIFIQGLKKNDLYNQVWQALAVLLPVNSVGVMGDERTYENAVVLRAVGSTDGMTADWSQLPYEFLAKISNEIINKVKGVNRVVYDISSKPPATIEWE
- a CDS encoding M23 family metallopeptidase; this translates as MLFRSFPKLIIIIFLITVTQVTFSQKSYPTGYFQPPVDFRMLLSGTFGEVRANHFHSGIDIKTGGVEGSSVYAIADGYVSRIKVSALGFGRALYVTHSNGYVSVYAHLNRYNKVIEDYVRKEQYSEESFEIELFPSLGEILVKKGEIIAYSGNSGSSGGPHLHFEIRDGASQKIINPLLFGYVVKDIFRPRISLLKIYPEDENARVNGNNRSYSYPVEGWGEKHRLNVSQPIHLSGKVSFAIQVSDQQNDTDNKNGPYSIALYIDKELAYQYRMETFSFDETRYVNSLLDYAEYMKSGVRLQRTRIDPGNKLRIYNKTGDHGTFSFNDTLQHGITYEVKDVIGNTALLTFKVKSEKPEILVSKQSSTSNFPISNFNYNTSNHFENTSVILDAPAGVFYDSFHFKYDSTRRVTGTFSAVQRIHDKFTPVHDYITLSIKPRDLPERLRDKALIVKINDDGKGFTSVGGKWESNGYVRAKIREFGNYSVSVDTMPPKINPVQAETFKNLTGQKKIKFIISDEMSGISTYRGTLNGKWVLMEYDAKNDLLFYTIDEQLLKGENNMKLEVVDMKNNRKIYQAILVR